One Entomomonas asaccharolytica DNA segment encodes these proteins:
- the scpB gene encoding SMC-Scp complex subunit ScpB, with amino-acid sequence MNLNEPVELAILLEALLLAHNQPLTIDRIESLFDEEEKPSTAQIHEALQVLADNCQARAYELKEVASGYRLQVRSDFAPWVSRLWEEKPQRYSRALLETLALIAYRQPITRGEIEDIRGVAVNSQIIKTLQERDWIRVVGYKDVPGKPAMLATTKAFLDYFNLKSLEELPALSSIKPIQEEFPILVDELTVEVEQDLIVTDQQVIENEEDQAPQSEKSFKNLLEEWDQLEQGVKIDFSDLLPESVKAEPEE; translated from the coding sequence ATGAATCTGAATGAGCCAGTAGAGTTAGCCATTCTGCTTGAGGCATTATTATTAGCTCATAATCAACCATTGACTATTGATCGCATAGAGTCATTGTTTGATGAGGAAGAAAAACCCTCTACTGCACAAATTCATGAAGCCCTACAAGTTTTAGCAGATAATTGTCAAGCTCGTGCTTATGAGCTAAAGGAAGTAGCATCAGGTTATCGGTTACAAGTGCGTAGTGATTTCGCGCCATGGGTGAGTAGGCTATGGGAAGAAAAGCCACAACGTTACTCAAGGGCTTTATTGGAAACATTAGCGTTAATTGCTTATCGGCAGCCTATTACTCGTGGCGAAATAGAAGATATTCGTGGTGTGGCCGTTAATAGTCAAATCATTAAAACCTTACAAGAACGTGATTGGATACGTGTGGTAGGATATAAGGATGTACCAGGTAAGCCAGCAATGTTAGCCACCACCAAAGCTTTCTTAGATTACTTTAATTTAAAAAGCCTAGAAGAATTACCTGCACTTTCAAGTATTAAGCCTATTCAGGAAGAGTTCCCTATTTTAGTAGATGAGCTAACTGTTGAAGTTGAACAAGATTTAATAGTGACTGATCAACAAGTAATAGAAAATGAAGAAGATCAAGCTCCTCAATCAGAAAAAAGCTTTAAAAACCTATTAGAAGAATGGGATCAACTGGAGCAGGGGGTAAAAATAGATTTTTCGGATTTACTACCTGAATCAGTCAAAGCAGAGCCTGAAGAATAA
- a CDS encoding Lpp/OprI family alanine-zipper lipoprotein, translating to MNIILKASALALVTVLAAGCSNKGSHRLDSVEATANQAQQTAQQAQQTAQQALSAAQQAQQTADEANERAARMLNKAGRK from the coding sequence ATGAACATTATTCTTAAAGCATCTGCTTTAGCTTTAGTTACTGTATTAGCTGCTGGTTGTTCTAACAAAGGATCTCATCGTTTAGATTCTGTTGAAGCAACTGCTAACCAAGCACAACAAACAGCTCAACAAGCTCAGCAAACTGCACAACAAGCATTAAGTGCTGCACAACAAGCTCAACAAACAGCTGATGAAGCTAATGAGCGTGCTGCTCGTATGTTAAACAAAGCTGGTCGTAAGTAA